A DNA window from Haloactinospora alba contains the following coding sequences:
- a CDS encoding DUF397 domain-containing protein, with product MHEWRTSSYSQNGGQCVEVRDHAAGADVRDTQNRRAGHLSFSASEWRAFLDEVRSGRL from the coding sequence ATGCACGAGTGGCGCACGTCCAGCTACTCCCAGAACGGGGGGCAGTGCGTCGAGGTCCGAGACCATGCGGCTGGAGCGGATGTCCGCGACACCCAGAACCGGCGGGCCGGGCACCTGTCGTTCTCCGCTTCCGAGTGGCGGGCGTTCCTCGACGAGGTCCGGTCCGGCCGCCTGTAA